A region of the Sphingobium yanoikuyae genome:
GTGCCGCATATCGCTGGCAATCTGGGCATCTCCGGCGACCAGGGCACCTGGATCATCACATCCTATGCGGTGGCGGAGGCGATCTGCGTGCCGCTGACCGGCTGGCTGGCGCTGCGTTTCGGCGTGGTGCGGACCTTCATCTGGGCGATGATCGGCTTCGGCTTCTTCTCGATGATGTGCGGCCTGTCGACCACGCTGGGCATGATCGTGGCCGCGCGCCTGGGCCAGGGCATCTGCGGCGGGCCGATCATGCCGATGTCGCAGACGTTGTTGCTGCGCATATTCCCGCCGGAAATGCGGCCGCGTGCCATGGGCCTGTGGGCGATGACGACGCTGCTGGGGCCGGCCATGGGGCCGATCGTCGGCGGCTATATCAGCGACAATTGGAGCTGGCACTGGATCTTCTTCATCAACCTGCCGATCGCGGCGCTGTGCGTGTTCGCGGCGATGGCGATGCTGCGGCCGGTGGAGACCGATACGGCGCACCAGCCGATCGACAAGATCGGCCTGTGCCTGCTGATCTTCTGGATCGGCTGCCTGCAGGTGATGCTGGACATCGGTCGCGACCATGACTGGTTCTCCGACCCGCTGATCCTGACGCTCGCCATCCTGGCCGGCATCGGCTTCATCGTCTTCATCATCTGGGAACTGACCGAGGAGCATCCGATCGTCGACCTGCGGGTGTTCCGGCATATCGGCTTCTCATCGGGCGTCTTCACGCTGGCTTTGGCCTTCGGCGCCTATTTCTCCAGCATCGTGGTCATCCCGCAATGGCTGCAGATGTCGATGGGCTATACCGCGACCTGGTCGGGCATCGTCACCGCCTTCACGGCGATGGCGGCGGTGATGAGCGCGCCGTTCGCGGCCCGCTTCACCGGCAAGGTCGATCCGCGCATCATGATTTCGGGCGCGGTCTTCTGGCTGGGCTGCATGACCTTGTGGCGGGCGCACTGGACCAGCGGCATCGACTTTTTCGGGCTGGCGCTGCCGCAGTTTGTGCAGGGCTTCGCCATGCCCTTCTTCATGATCCCGTTGACGACGCTGACCCTGGGGTCGGTGCCGCCGAGCGAGACCGCGTCGGCCGCCGGCCTGCAGAATTTCCTGCGGACCATGGCGATCGCGATCGCGACGTCGCTGGTGCTGACCGGGTGGAGCGACAGCCAGCGCGTGTCGCGCAACGAAC
Encoded here:
- a CDS encoding DHA2 family efflux MFS transporter permease subunit is translated as MSGPETFNLLSPRTRTLAGLVLALSNFMVVLDLTIANVSVPHIAGNLGISGDQGTWIITSYAVAEAICVPLTGWLALRFGVVRTFIWAMIGFGFFSMMCGLSTTLGMIVAARLGQGICGGPIMPMSQTLLLRIFPPEMRPRAMGLWAMTTLLGPAMGPIVGGYISDNWSWHWIFFINLPIAALCVFAAMAMLRPVETDTAHQPIDKIGLCLLIFWIGCLQVMLDIGRDHDWFSDPLILTLAILAGIGFIVFIIWELTEEHPIVDLRVFRHIGFSSGVFTLALAFGAYFSSIVVIPQWLQMSMGYTATWSGIVTAFTAMAAVMSAPFAARFTGKVDPRIMISGAVFWLGCMTLWRAHWTSGIDFFGLALPQFVQGFAMPFFMIPLTTLTLGSVPPSETASAAGLQNFLRTMAIAIATSLVLTGWSDSQRVSRNELAGALQPDDAQRALSGMGMTTEQIRQTISNLVEQEAIAISVDYVFFISALVLFAAAVIVWLAPKPSGPVDTSAAH